The nucleotide window TGCATGTGTTCCACATGTATGCACTATACAATCCACTTGCAAGTATATAAGATTTATAGGCCAATGAGGTGCACTGATTGCATAATTGTTTATCTGTCCAGTTCAATATTCTCAAATTCTCATTGTTTCCAGAGAAATATAATAAGATTGTCAGGTTCAAGGCCAGCAGCTCCAACCACAAAAGAACAATCAAGTATCACAAAACAGATTGTACTCCAAGAAATGTATAGGTAAAAGAAACATCTTTAACCAAGAAATATCTAGATTATGGTGATTGCTAATCTAGTCAGCAAGATTCTGACTTCAAAGAAGTATAATTCTTAGAGCAAGAAAAGAATACTTTTGATTGTATTAACAGAAAAGAATAGATCATGTATAATGTCTTGCAAGCCTCTGTAACTCCAGTGTCATGGACAAAACTTCATACCATCTCCAATTGCATGGATGACTAGCTTTGTTATGTTTTGAGAGCTTTCTTGCCCACAATATACGTTAAAAAGAAGTGAGTTTAGCATAATCTAATTCTGATAGTTTTACTCCCTCAACTGAATCCCTCTTTCAGTATACCGATGTTGCAGAAATCTATaagccaaatgaatcatgagggcAAGGCTTGGATGTAGCTGTACTAATTCAATGCATGTTGAGATCTAAATCATAAGCAAAAATACTAGAAAGCATATCAAAGGATCAAAAGAATGACACCAGTGGTCCTTATTCTCGTTCAAGCTCTTTGCTCAGCATTTTACACAAAAAAGGAAACCGACCTAAATCAACTCACACTCGAGTGTTTCCTCTCTTGTATTTCCTTAAACAGGCTAAGATCACCAATCCGCTCTCGTTATCGCTCCAATGGGTTGGTATGTAGGAACGCAAGATTTTTACTACACGCAAAGTATTAGGACTTCAAATATGCAAAGAGAATTGACGGGAGAGAATGCATTCAAAGACCAATTGAGAGCATCCACCGGAAGCACTAAAGCTAAATGATTCATGAATTTCCAATCCAACAGTAATTTACTACAATAAATAACAGGAAACCTGATTGAGCATCAACATATGAGTGCATTCATTCTTTCCCGCACTTATTGAAGAGAGAAAGCAAGTAACCAAGAAATGTATCAATAGCAGATGAAGACATGAAATCCCCTTCAGCTCCAAGCATCTCTCAGTGACAGATTATTATCTACATAGCCTAAAAAGCTGGGCTTTTTAACACAACATCTAAAAATCGCACATTTTTCGACAAAGATCAAGAGAAGAGAGCCCTAACCTTCGTCGTCGCCGTCCTTGCCCACCCCCGACCTTGATGGCTTCGCACCCGAGCACCGATCAGGGTGGTGTTGGTgatggtggttgaccttcgccggtCCCCAAAACCCTGTCTTTCCGGCCTCCGTAGCCTTGGGTTTAGTCTCCACATAGGTGGCCGAGCTCATCTCCATCTGCGCCACCCGGACAGCTCCCAGGAGCCGCTCCGGCAGCTCCTCCTCCGCCTGAGCCTCCACCAGGAACCCCATGTCGATGGTGACCGCCGTCACGTAGCCGAGGGCGAGGTGGAGGATGGCATTGGCGATGGCGGAGCTCCCGATGTCGACGTCGATCTCGAGGTAGTTCTCCCCGCGGTGGTAGTTGCAAGTGAGCGCCTTGCCCAGGAGGCAGGCGGCGTGGTTCCCGACGGCGGCCCTCACGATCCATGGGCCCTTCACGATCCGATTCACGATCTTGAACCGCGAGTTCCGGAAGGCATCGTCGCCGTGGACAAAACGGTAGAAGAGGGAGCCCGGTGGGATGGGCTCCTCAGCGGCGAAGTAGAAGACGGCGGAGTGGCACTCGCGGCCGGGGACCTGGAGGTTGACGGCGAAGAGGAAGGCCTTGCGGGCACCGCCGAGGGCTTGGGCGCGGCGGAGAGCCGCGGCGACGCGGTTGTCAGGGCGGCCGAGGACGTCGTCCAGGCGGGAGGCGGATCGGAGCCAGTCGACGCCGGCGGGCTTGAGGAGCCACTCGCCGGAGGGGCACTTCTGGCGGCGGGCGAAGTAGTTGAGGCCGCGGAGGTGGAAGAGATCCCCGGGCGGGGAGGCCCAGCCGTTGGTGCCCGTGTCGAGGTCAACGTGTCGAAGGGACCCGCCCTCGATCGCCTCCTGCCGCCAGTCGTAGCAGAGGTCCTCCGCGGCCCTCGCGGGCTCTGGCGTCGGCGGCTCTCCTCCTCTTTGGCCGGCTGTGTCAGCAGGTTTTTTCGTCGTCGGGCACATCTCCGCCGATGACGCCTTCACCGTCTTCTCCCCCTCCCTCCTCGTCCAACCAAACCGGCAGGCAAATATTTGTAGAAGGCGACGCCGTGTGCTCCGCGATGGGAGCCAAGAACGGCACTTCATATTGCCATCGGAGATGGCATTAATCACGACAAATTACCATTCGTTTGGGATCAGCCGTCTTATGTAAGATAAAAGTCAAGGTTATCCCAAACTTACAGTGTCGCTCAAAAGCTGGGTCCCACCACCAACTGTAACGTCACGGCTAAAAACTCCCATGAGAAGCGCTTATTCGATGATTGCTATTCTGGTTGAGACATGCGATTGAAGTCCTTGTTACCGAGGAAGCTGAACCCTGTACGGCCCAAACAGCTGAGCCACGCCGGCCCACCACTGGCGTCATCTGTCCATCGATTACCACAGAGAGAGAGTGACACGGGAAGCAAGTGGCGAAGCCGGAGATCGGATGTGAAGCAGGACGTACACAACGACAATCTTGGCTTACCAGGCTCTGCCACGTTTCCCGCCTCTCGAAGGCAATGGTCAGCTTCTCGACACGCGATGGGAATGAGTTGGTTGCGGACTTCTTTACTTCAACTACTGCCCACAACATGTTCGACGAAATGACCTTCCCCACTCAAACTCATGCTACGCGTACTTCCACTGCGCACACGTCTCGACGCAGGCCAAGCGCTGCGTGCGTGCTTCATGTGTGGATAAAGAATGCTTGCAGAGCTACACAGCAGATCTGATTTCGGGGATACTGCATCATTTTCTTATTACTGATACAGCTACTGCTTGCAGTGCCGAATACTGTGGATGTTGCAGGTGGATGGTTGCGTGTGATGGACTCTTGCGAGTTATTGTGGAGCGGAAGTGGATGATGATGCATCGAACGGGGGTGGAAGAGGACAAAACACCATCACGTCCCTCGCATTGATGTGGATGGTTCCGCTTTCCCCTTCGAAGGCGGTGGTGCGTCTGCTTGTGGCTTTCTGCTGCATCCTGGACTGTGAGCCGTGCGGACCGAAACGAGGCGACGCAAACGAGAAAGCTGATAAGACAGGCCTGACAAGAAAGCGTAGAATTGAGAAtgcaatggaagaagaagaagaagaagaagaagggagagtGCTTAATGTGATGGTTGGAGTACTGCGTTGCATTGTGACGGTTGGAGGGGAAAGTTGAATGGTACTGCTACTGCTGCTACCAAGATCGGCTGGCATGCAGTGGTCACTTCCCTCATAGTCATCACATAACAATTCAATTGGTGGTTCTCTCCAAGCTCTGCACACAGCAATCTTTGACAGCTCCTTGTGGCTTGGACTGGCGTTCTTCAATCACGCCATGAGTGCTCGCTCTCTCTGAAATAAACACAAGCTGGTATCACATCATTGTTCATGAAAGGTAGAACAGTGCAATCGTGCAGACAAGTACGGTGGTCAACATATTGCAAAAGCTCGTATACCCCTCTTTGAAGTTGAGCCACAGGAGCTCTTAGATTCTTGGCTTAGTGATGATCTTTAAGACCAGCTGCATGCATCTCATGGATTGCATAAATCCACATAAGAAACTTCATTGACAGAAGAAGTATCATAAGAACAAAAAGGCAATTTACAACATTAATTACAATAGGAATCAAAAGTATAGAGTCAAGTCATGAACTTTTCTTTGATTGATGCAAACTCAAAACAATTTACTATAAGAAGTATATAAGCAAGGGATGACTTGTTGACTGTGATCATCTCCCATGCAAAGCAAACCTGAAGCTAACATACTGCAGCATCATCCAAATGAGTATTGTTAAGCAAAGCTACTGTTcaacccatttgttgataaaggaAAGTACTTTCTTTCTTTCACTTAACATGACTTTTCATAGGAAGAACATGCAAATTCACTAGCTGTAAAAGTTATAAGGTAAATAAAAGAGTATCATGATACTTGAAAACCAAAAGGCAACAAGGAAACTAAGGAATCATGGACCAAAATAATATATAGCAGGGCTTTAATTTCTTTCCAAGGTCTATTTAGAGGCAGATAGAAACAATGAACTCTTTTCACCATGCTACTCTAAATAAATAGAGCACAGTCTCTCGaagaaaacacacacacacacatatatatatatatatatatattgttacagGTAGTCAAACTTAGTAAGGGTCCTTCCGGCCATGATATGgttcttctctctcctctctctctctctctctctctctctctctctctctagatactTATATTTCATCTCGAGAATTCTACTCCCAATATATCTCAGCTAACTTGAGCATTCGAGGAACCTTTCACCATGCTTTTATAAGTCAATTCAAGTCCTCTATCCACTTTTAACATAGGACTAAATTAAGACTGTTATAATTCAGCTCTTGAGATAATAAGACCTGAACAGCTGAAGGAGAAGTAGCAATTTAGCTGTTGATGTTCCCTCACTGCTGCTTCTTGATGCCAGGAAATCTTC belongs to Musa acuminata AAA Group cultivar baxijiao chromosome BXJ3-5, Cavendish_Baxijiao_AAA, whole genome shotgun sequence and includes:
- the LOC135638824 gene encoding protein ENHANCED DISEASE RESISTANCE 2-like, translating into MKCRSWLPSRSTRRRLLQIFACRFGWTRREGEKTVKASSAEMCPTTKKPADTAGQRGGEPPTPEPARAAEDLCYDWRQEAIEGGSLRHVDLDTGTNGWASPPGDLFHLRGLNYFARRQKCPSGEWLLKPAGVDWLRSASRLDDVLGRPDNRVAAALRRAQALGGARKAFLFAVNLQVPGRECHSAVFYFAAEEPIPPGSLFYRFVHGDDAFRNSRFKIVNRIVKGPWIVRAAVGNHAACLLGKALTCNYHRGENYLEIDVDIGSSAIANAILHLALGYVTAVTIDMGFLVEAQAEEELPERLLGAVRVAQMEMSSATYVETKPKATEAGKTGFWGPAKVNHHHQHHPDRCSGAKPSRSGVGKDGDDEDNLPP